A single window of Rhodamnia argentea isolate NSW1041297 chromosome 5, ASM2092103v1, whole genome shotgun sequence DNA harbors:
- the LOC115731521 gene encoding cation/H(+) antiporter 15-like, protein MSSLGKIRHHLIGPVICANVTGQYAFIGSVDDPFRRNYPVFMRQFICITFAYLTIRLILRPLRQPRFVCSILAGIAVNAIIRGDYKYFVTIPKEELMLARTVGALGTTYLLFLTSVKADITAIHRTMRSASIIGSSSVLMPFVMTALVAHKLTLPGMKTPAAQPMFIIGLSLTRFPNVVHAFNELNMTTSDLGQLAVSCSVVSEAIVWLFMFLGAYVIKPSFLLYTVLTSAAFLLLIFGIVRPVIMLIIEKVPERKPVSEIYISSILVVALVMAALTDMIGSINFGVMMLGLVIPNGPPLGATLSEKIELVTLEILMPMFYVVIGFNIDVSLVDWKVSREILLIVLMNTLLKIVGALVAALCCKLRLQHSVLLGLMLGIKGPYDVYLLNRWLVQDIDRKAYTVTVLSQVAITAVLTPLIDVFYNPHRRLSESVRKSRRSMQTHPSNVELRILCCIHSEDDVPGIISLLEASNPTGASPICAYAVHLNELVGRATPFIVPYNRQMRRTPSKISFHIMRALDNYSTNSNHLVKVKPYMAIAAYKTMHEYICRLAQDELVPLIVLPFHGSQEMSNATKAVALRNLAEKIQAYAPCTIGTLVDTGMHHRTNKSTTFSCRVGVIFVGGSDDREALALAFRMVGRPNVRVTVVHIIVQDVGKDIDEIMQEKIDNGLIEVFRAKADADPCSTYRQVVVEDSEQAMGEIQGLKNKFSLVLVGQKRGTGTVFPEETMLNWSDNPELGVIGDLVASSDFRGETTSVLVMHHHGDPKVPFRDPSMERERDYLLRRSVC, encoded by the exons ATGTCATCCTTGGGGAAAATTCGGCATCATCTAATAGGACCGGTCATCTGCGCCAATGTTACTGGGCAGTACGCGTTTATTGGGAGTGTGGATGACCCTTTCAGGCGGAACTATCCGGTGTTCATGAGGCAATTCATCTGTATCACCTTTGCCTATCTCACCATCCGATTGATCCTCAGGCCTTTGAGGCAACCTCGATTCGTTTGCAGTATCTTG gcaGGCATTGCGGTGAACGCCATAATCAGGGGGGATTACAAGTACTTCGTGACAATCCCAAAAGAAGAACTTATGTTGGCGAGGACAGTAGGTGCTCTCGGCACGACTTACCTCCTATTCCTAACCTCAGTGAAAGCGGACATAACCGCCATCCACCGAACGATGAGAAGCGCCTCGATCATAGGCTCGTCGAGCGTGTTGATGCCTTTCGTCATGACCGCACTCGTGGCTCATAAACTTACCCTCCCCGGAATGAAAACCCCGGCCGCCCAACCCATGTTCATAATTGGGCTGAGCTTAACGCGATTCCCTAATGTCGTCCACGCTTTCAACGAGCTCAACATGACGACTTCCGATTTAGGACAGCTTGCGGTGTCCTGTTCCGTGGTCAGTGAAGCAATCGTGTGGCTGTTTATGTTCCTGGGGGCATACGTCATAAAACCAAGTTTTTTACTTTACACAGTTTTAACATCCGCAGCGTTCCTCTTGCTCATATTCGGGATTGTTCGGCCAGTGATCATGTTGATTATTGAGAAGGTGCCGGAAAGGAAACCCGTGAGCGAGATCTATATCTCGTCCATCTTAGTCGTAGCTTTGGTCATGGCAGCTCTGACGGACATGATAGGCTCGATAAACTTCGGAGTCATGATGCTCGGGCTAGTGATCCCAAACGGGCCGCCGCTGGGAGCGACCTTAAGCGAAAAGATCGAGCTAGTCACCTTGGAGATTTTGATGCCGATGTTCTATGTTGTCATCGGGTTCAACATAGACGTTAGTTTGGTAGATTGGAAGGTCTCCCGAGAGATCCTCCTCATAGTCCTAATGAATACTCTGCTGAAGATTGTCGGAGCTCTGGTGGCTGCGTTGTGCTGCAAACTAAGGCTTCAACATTCAGTCTTGCTTGGCCTCATGTTGGGCATTAAGGGTCCGTACGACGTATATCTCCTCAACCGCTGGCTTGTACAG GACATAGACAGGAAAGCTTACACAGTGACGGTGTTATCCCAAGTGGCAATTACCGCGGTCTTGACGCCTTTGATAGACGTTTTCTATAACCCTCACAGAAGATTGAGTGAGTCTGTGAGAAAATCAAGAAGATCTATGCAGACACACCCGAGCAACGTAGAGTTACGGATTCTCTGTTGCATTCACAGTGAAGATGACGTCCCGGGCATCATTTCTCTTCTCGAAGCCTCAAACCCTACAGGCGCTAGTCCGATCTGCGCCTATGCCGTCCACCTGAACGAGCTCGTCGGCCGTGCGACACCGTTCATCGTCCCCTACAACAGGCAGATGAGAAGAACGCCGTCCAAAATATCTTTCCACATAATGCGTGCTTTGGACAACTACTCTACCAACTCGAATCACTTAGTGAAGGTCAAACCCTACATGGCGATCGCAGCATATAAGACAATGCACGAGTACATCTGTCGGCTCGCTCAAGATGAACTCGTGCCTCTCATTGTGCTCCCCTTCCACGGAAGCCAAGAAATGTCAAACGCCACGAAGGCCGTCGCCTTACGGAATCTAGCTGAAAAGATACAAGCTTACGCTCCGTGCACGATTGGAACGTTGGTAGACACGGGCATGCACCATCGCACGAACAAATCGACCACATTTTCATGTAGGGTCGGTGTAATATTCGTCGGCGGGAGCGACGACCGGGAGGCCTTGGCATTGGCTTTCCGCATGGTTGGACGCCCCAATGTGAGAGTCACGGTGGTCCATATCATTGTCCAGGATGTTGGCAAAGATATCGACGAGATCATGCAGGAGAAGATTGACAACGGGCTTATCGAGGTCTTTAGGGCGAAGGCCGACGCCGATCCGTGCTCCACATACCGTCAGGTCGTGGTGGAAGATTCCGAGCAAGCGATGGGCGAAATTCAAGGTTTGAAGAACAAGTTTAGTCTCGTGTTGGTGGGACAAAAGAGAGGGACAGGCACTGTGTTCCCGGAGGAAACGATGTTGAACTGGTCCGACAATCCAGAGCTAGGAGTGATTGGTGATCTAGTTGCATCTTCCGATTTCAGAGGAGAGACGACGTCGGTGTTGGTGATGCACCATCACGGGGATCCTAAGGTCCCCTTCCGCGATCCTTCAATGGAACGTGAACGAGACTATCTTCTCAGAAGAAGTGTGTGTTGA
- the LOC115731522 gene encoding cation/H(+) antiporter 15-like, producing the protein MVGRPGVSVVVFRIVFREVDKDTHEAMEKEIDDALIHEFRAKKLDIHDGGMYREVVVQDSEQGDRLPAGDILPESLKGPHVCAELSRVTNVIYPAFLVQFTLMSLAYVFLRLLLRPLRQPQFVCSVLAGFLASPFVVERAKIFAPNSFPHEEILVARTAGFLGTTLLIFLLAVKTDATAIQRSTRNASIIGSSTILMTFAFLSLLIHTLSLPGVHKGFFRCTFAGVLSLTRFPNVVYAFNELNIMTSDLGQLAMSSTMLSEVVLWTWLFIDIYIAHRVQFFWSAMAALGSILVIFFVIRPLIMLIIRRTPESKSVREVYITSIIIGSLIVGGLTDLFGTMHFGVLLVGLVIPNGPPLGSTLSEKIEVVCTEVLMPMFYVSVGYSMDPRLIDMKITREIFLLMFVSALTRVAGALSAAIFCKVRLRHCVLLGLMLNIRGPYDLHLLIRWLVKKDIDRRTFTMLILSDIALTAIVTPLIDCFYNPHTRLIASIRKWAMSTQTTPRNVEMRVLCCVHNGDNVPGIISLIEASNPTAESPICAYVVHLNELVGRSMPIMVPYKKQMTRTQSRSSSHHIMRAFENYCNNSHQLVRVKPYTVIAEYKNMHEYICRLAQEELIPLIVIPFHGSQDTTNIADHVAFRNLRENIRTYAPCTMATLVDKGVHSCTSKVPSISGTVGVIFIGGTDDREALALAIRMVGRPNFGVAVLRLVFSKVDGDMEGKVDEKLDDGLINEYRVKLDVTESHMYREVAVEDAEHAMSNIRAMKDKFNLIMVGQRRRAGSLFSEETMLNWSENPELGVIGDILASSDFCGEMTSVLVMKHHGDTSCNLQNAPTEHEGEDTGDALEKKDDDTLIESRSVLCGGKATNEMRTVEGKM; encoded by the exons ATGGTTGGACGGCCCGGCGTGAGTGTTGTGGTGTTTCGGATTGTCTTCCGTGAAGTTGACAAGGACACACATGAAGCTATGGAGAAGGAGATCGATGATGCGCTTATCCACGAATTCAGGGCGAAGAAGCTCGACATCCACGATGGCGGCATGTACCGTGAGGTTGTGGTGCAAGATTCCGAGCAA GGAGATCGGTTGCCGGCCGGTGatattttgcccgagtcgcTAAAAGGTCCGCACGTCTGCGCCGAGTTGAGCAGGGTCACAAACGTCATCTACCCTGCGTTCTTGGTGCAGTTCACGTTGATGTCCCTTGCCTATGTCTTCCTCAGGCTTCTTCTCAGGCCTCTTCGACAACCCCAATTCGTTTGCAGTGTCTTG GCCGGCTTTCTGGCAAGCCCTTTCGTCGTGGAGAGGGCCAAGATCTTCGCGCCGAATTCCTTCCCACACGAAGAAATTCTAGTGGCTAGAACCGCAGGTTTTCTCGGCACGACATTACttatattcttattggcggtgAAGACGGATGCAACCGCCATCCAGCGGTCGACGAGAAATGCCTCGATCATTGGCTCATCGACCATACTCATGACTTTCGCCTTCCTCTCGCTCTTGATCCATACCTTGAGTCTCCCTGGAGTACATAAGGGGTTCTTCCGGTGCACATTTGCAGGGGTTCTATCGCTCACGCGATTTCCTAATGTTGTCTACGCTTTCAATGAGCTCAACATTATGACGTCCGATTTAGGCCAGCTCGCTATGTCTTCTACCATGCTCAGCGAAGTAGTTCTATGGACGTGGTTGTTCATAGACATATACATTGCACACCgtgtgcaatttttttggtccgCTATGGCTGCCTTGGGTTCGATATTGGTTATTTTCTTCGTTATACGACCGCTGATCATGTTGATTATCCGAAGGACACCGGAAAGCAAATCAGTGCGCGAAGTTTACATCACGTCCATTATCATCGGATCTTTAATTGTAGGAGGTTTAACCGATTTGTTCGGCACCATGCATTTCGGAGTGCTTCTGGTCGGACTAGTGATACCGAATGGACCACCGCTGGGGTCAACCCTAAGTGAGAAGATTGAGGTGGTCTGCACGGAGGTTCTGATGCCGATGTTCTACGTCTCTGTTGGGTACAGCATGGACCCGCGTTTGATAGACATGAAGATCACCAGAGAGATTTTCCTCTTGATGTTTGTTAGCGCTCTAACAAGGGTTGCCGGAGCTCTATCGGCGGCAATATTCTGCAAAGTGAGGCTCCGACATTGCGTCCTGCTTGGCCTCATGTTGAACATCAGGGGTCCATATGACTTACATCTACTCATCCGCTGGCTTGTGAAGAAG GACATAGACAGGCGAACTTTCACAATGCTGATATTATCAGATATCGCACTTACAGCAATCGTGACGCCTTTGATAGATTGTTTCTACAACCCCCACACAAGATTAATTGCGTCAATCAGGAAATGGGCAATGTCCACGCAAACAACCCCAAGGAATGTAGAAATGCGGGTTCTTTGTTGCGTTCATAATGGAGATAATGTCCCAGGCATCATCTCTCTTATCGAAGCATCGAACCCTACGGCCGAAAGCCCCATATGTGCCTACGTTGTCCACTTGAACGAGCTCGTTGGCCGCTCGATGCCGATCATGGTCCCTTACAAGAAGCAGATGACGAGAACTCAATCCAGGAGTTCATCGCACCATATAATGCGCGCGTTCGAGAATTACTGCAACAACTCACATCAATTGGTGAGGGTGAAGCCCTACACGGTGATCGCGGAGTACAAGAACATGCACGAGTACATATGCCGGCTTGCTCAAGAAGAACTCATCCCTCTCATCGTCATCCCTTTCCATGGAAGCCAAGACACCACCAACATCGCGGACCACGTTGCCTTCCGGAATCTGAGGGAAAACATACGGACCTACGCTCCATGCACGATGGCCACATTGGTGGACAAGGGCGTGCACAGTTGCACGAGCAAAGTGCCGTCGATTTCAGGTACGGTCGGTGTGATATTCATCGGTGGGACGGACGACCGCGAGGCACTAGCGTTGGCTATTCGGATGGTCGGACGACCCAACTTTGGTGTGGCGGTGCTTCGGCTCGTCTTCTCCAAAGTCGATGGGGACATGGAAGGAAAGGTGGACGAGAAGCTCGATGATGGGCTCATCAATGAATACAGGGTGAAGCTCGACGTCACTGAAAGTCATATGTACCGCGAGGTAGCTGTGGAAGATGCGGAGCATGCGATGAGTAATATTCGAGCTATGAAGGACAAATTTAATCTCATAATGGTGGGGCAAAGGAGAAGGGCCGGGAGTTTGTTCTCGGAGGAAACGATGTTGAATTGGAGCGAGAATCCGGAGCTAGGAGTGATCGGAGACATCTTGGCATCATCGGATTTCTGCGGAGAGATGACGTCCGTGTTGGTGATGAAACATCACGGCGACACCAGTTGCAACCTTCAGAACGCTCCAACTGAACATGAAGGAGA GGACACCGGCGATGCTTTAGAGAAGAAGGATGATGACACATTGATAGAGAGTAGAAGTGTGTTGTGTGGTGGAAAAGCCACCAACGAGATGAGAACGGTAGAGGGTAAAATGTAA
- the LOC115732776 gene encoding uncharacterized protein LOC115732776: MEVQLLPQSLALPISPTSSRPSSPRRRASLKTAFHRRHAHARRVPRTLVAKCSVFEDEQSGDLKDVLSGMVGARVEELLSREENRGLLDGLERASRRVDQARRELAEIERQEVEAR, encoded by the coding sequence ATGGAAGTGCAGCTGCTTCCGCAATCCCTCGCCCTCCCGATCTCGCCCACATCGAGCCGTCCCTCGTCCCCGCGTCGCAGAGCTTCTCTCAAGACCGCTTTCCACAGACGCCACGCGCACGCCCGACGAGTGCCTCGAACTTTAGTCGCGAAATGCAGCGTCTTCGAAGACGAGCAGAGCGGCGACTTGAAGGACGTGCTGTCGGGCATGGTGGGCGCGCGGGTGGAGGAGCTCCTGAGCAGAGAGGAGAACCGGGGATTGCTCGACGGGCTGGAGAGGGCTTCGCGGAGGGTGGACCAGGCCAGGAGAGAGCTCGCGGAGATCGAGAGGCAAGAAGTGGAAGCTCGATAG
- the LOC115743789 gene encoding dehydration-responsive element-binding protein 2A-like — protein MSPEIVERKRKSRSRRQGSMSVAETLAKWKEYNDQVDSQSNGDKPMRKVPAKGSKKGCMKGKGGPENTTFNYRGVRQRTWGKWVAEIREPNRGNRLWLGTYPTAIEAALAYDEAARAMYGPCARLNLPDVSHPMSFGDSAVAATTPVGTTSYSAGTPSTGYSAGTPSDTTASSSQSELTCGPEVKDGDWEGEISNADGGEMEPKNESNVDFDWLSDYPVDELFDVDELLRALEDDPKFSTDVKMEQ, from the exons ATGTCGCCAGAGATTGTTGAAAG GAAGAGGAAGTCACGGAGTAGAAGGCAAGGGTCTATGTCCGTGGCAGAGACATTAGCAAAATGGAAAGAATACAACGACCAGGTCGATTCGCAGTCCAATGGAGACAAGCCTATGCGCAAGGTGCCCGCGAAGGGGTCGAAAAAGGGATGTATGAAAGGCAAAGGTGGACCCGAGAATACGACCTTCAATTACCGAGGAGTGAGGCAGAGGACTTGGGGCAAATGGGTTGCTGAAATCCGAGAGCCAAACCGAGGGAATAGGTTGTGGCTGGGCACGTACCCAACTGCAATCGAAGCCGCTCTGGCTTATGATGAAGCTGCGAGGGCAATGTACGGTCCGTGTGCCAGGTTGAATCTGCCCGACGTGTCTCATCCTATGTCTTTCGGCGATTCAGCTGTTGCAGCCACGACACCGGTGGGCACTACTAGTTATTCGGCTGGTACCCCGAGCACAGGCTATTCGGCAGGCACCCCGAGCGATACCACAGCATCTTCGAGTCAGTCTGAATTGACTTGTGGCCCAGAGGTTAAGGACGGCGATTGGGAGGGCGAGATTTCGAATGCGGATGGTGGAGAGATGGAGCCCAAGAACGAATCCAATGTCGATTTCGACTGGCTTAGTGACTACCCAGTGGACGAGCTGTTCGATGTGGACGAATTGTTAAGGGCTTTGGAGGATGACCCGAAGTTCTCCACCGATGTCAAGATGGAGCAGTAG